Proteins encoded within one genomic window of Acinetobacter sp. WCHA55:
- a CDS encoding F0F1 ATP synthase subunit epsilon translates to MATMQCDVVSVQESLYSGTITMLIAKGAGGELGIMPGHAPLVTLLQPGAIRVLLENGTEELIYVSGGVLEVQPHVVTVLADTAVRAENLDEAAILEARKHAEQLLANQKSDLDSAAALAALAETAAQLETIRKIKNRAQ, encoded by the coding sequence ATGGCGACTATGCAGTGTGATGTTGTTAGTGTTCAAGAGTCGTTGTACTCGGGCACTATAACGATGCTAATTGCTAAAGGTGCTGGTGGTGAGTTAGGTATTATGCCTGGCCACGCGCCGCTAGTAACTTTACTTCAACCGGGTGCAATCCGCGTTCTGTTGGAAAACGGTACAGAAGAGTTGATCTATGTATCTGGTGGTGTTCTAGAAGTTCAACCGCATGTTGTTACGGTACTTGCAGATACTGCAGTCCGTGCAGAAAACTTAGATGAAGCAGCAATTCTTGAAGCGCGTAAACACGCTGAACAATTGCTTGCAAATCAAAAGAGCGACTTGGACTCGGCTGCTGCTTTGGCTGCTCTTGCAGAAACTGCTGCGCAGTTGGAAACCATCCGCAAAATCAAAAACCGCGCTCAGTAA
- a CDS encoding DMT family transporter has product MSTTPQRMYWALSLPIIAVLIWSINIVVTRYVADFISPVSISFYRWFFAFILLTPFVVRSLCRQRALIRAHLGQLAVLSAFGLVLYQGLAYTAAHYTTATNMGLINAFIPIFTIFVSLLILKDIPNRFAMIGSILSFAGLVYIIGQGNLSGLVQSGGHLGDVLMVVAVFFYAFYGVFLKKWQLQIPLMLSLYVQIFFALLYHLPFIAYFGLDTINSQNAASVMYASIFPSLVAPLLWMLAITHLGPNRTSIFMNLMPVFTAVIAYVWLKEAWTVYHTVGGVVIISGILLAQRKTALKTAPLANSMD; this is encoded by the coding sequence ATGAGTACCACACCACAACGTATGTATTGGGCTTTGAGTCTCCCTATCATTGCTGTACTCATTTGGTCGATCAATATTGTCGTCACGCGTTATGTGGCAGATTTCATTTCGCCAGTCAGTATTAGTTTTTATCGTTGGTTCTTTGCCTTTATTCTGTTAACACCTTTTGTTGTGCGCTCTTTATGTCGGCAACGGGCATTAATCCGAGCGCATTTGGGTCAGTTGGCCGTGCTAAGTGCATTTGGTCTGGTGTTGTATCAGGGCTTAGCCTATACCGCAGCGCACTATACGACTGCGACTAATATGGGATTGATTAATGCTTTTATTCCGATCTTCACTATTTTTGTTTCACTATTGATTTTAAAAGATATTCCAAATCGTTTTGCGATGATCGGTAGTATTTTATCCTTTGCGGGTTTGGTTTATATCATTGGTCAGGGCAATCTTTCAGGCTTAGTCCAATCGGGTGGGCATTTGGGTGATGTTCTGATGGTGGTTGCGGTATTCTTTTATGCCTTTTATGGGGTGTTTTTGAAAAAGTGGCAATTGCAAATTCCCTTGATGTTGAGCCTCTATGTGCAGATCTTTTTTGCACTGCTTTACCATTTACCTTTTATTGCCTATTTCGGTCTCGATACTATCAATAGTCAAAATGCAGCAAGTGTCATGTATGCCAGCATTTTCCCTTCTTTGGTTGCGCCTTTACTGTGGATGTTGGCCATTACCCATTTAGGGCCGAATCGAACCAGTATTTTCATGAACTTGATGCCTGTCTTTACTGCAGTGATTGCCTATGTTTGGTTGAAAGAGGCGTGGACGGTTTATCATACGGTCGGTGGTGTGGTCATTATCTCTGGTATTTTACTCGCACAGCGTAAAACAGCCTTAAAAACGGCACCTTTAGCAAATTCGATGGATTGA
- the def gene encoding peptide deformylase, translated as MALLPILSFPDPRLRTIAEPVEEVTDEIRQLAADMFETMYEAPGIGLAATQVDRHIQLIVMDLSEHKDQPLVFINPKVTPLTEETQPYEEGCLSVPQIYDKVERPSRVKIEAINLEGQAFEIEADELLAVCIQHEMDHLNGKLFVDYLSPLKRQRAREKVEKLTRQRQKEKVAVKR; from the coding sequence ATGGCCTTATTACCTATTTTAAGTTTTCCTGATCCCCGTCTTCGTACCATTGCAGAACCCGTCGAAGAAGTTACTGATGAAATTCGTCAGCTGGCTGCAGATATGTTTGAAACCATGTATGAAGCGCCAGGCATTGGACTTGCCGCGACACAAGTTGATCGTCATATTCAGCTGATTGTCATGGACTTATCTGAACATAAAGATCAACCTTTGGTATTCATTAACCCCAAAGTCACCCCATTGACTGAAGAAACGCAGCCCTATGAAGAAGGCTGCCTATCAGTTCCTCAAATATACGACAAAGTTGAGCGCCCGTCACGCGTAAAGATCGAAGCAATTAACCTTGAAGGTCAAGCATTTGAGATCGAAGCTGACGAACTTCTCGCTGTTTGCATTCAACATGAAATGGATCACTTAAATGGCAAATTGTTCGTCGACTATTTGTCGCCATTGAAGCGTCAACGCGCACGTGAGAAAGTGGAAAAACTGACCCGTCAGCGCCAAAAAGAAAAAGTAGCTGTAAAACGTTAA
- a CDS encoding glutathione peroxidase — translation MSTSIYNIPVKTIQGEDINLNQYQGKVLLVVNVASKCGLTPQYEGLEKLYQDKKSQGLEILGFPANNFLAQEPGSDAEIQEFCSLNYQVDFPLFSKISVAGDDKHPLYETLTQAVPERIGEGPWWKDLVDYGLTPNEPPEVLWNFEKFLINKNGKVVARFAPDITANDPRIVDAINAELAK, via the coding sequence ATGAGCACTTCGATTTATAACATTCCAGTCAAAACCATTCAGGGCGAAGACATCAACTTAAACCAATACCAAGGTAAAGTTCTCTTGGTGGTGAATGTGGCATCTAAATGTGGCCTCACACCTCAGTACGAAGGTTTAGAAAAACTCTATCAAGACAAAAAATCACAGGGTTTAGAGATTTTAGGTTTTCCTGCCAACAATTTCTTGGCACAAGAACCGGGTTCAGATGCTGAAATTCAAGAATTCTGCTCTTTAAACTATCAAGTGGATTTCCCGCTGTTTTCAAAAATCTCGGTTGCAGGGGATGATAAGCATCCTTTATATGAAACACTCACTCAAGCGGTGCCTGAACGTATCGGTGAAGGCCCTTGGTGGAAAGACTTGGTGGACTATGGTTTAACACCGAACGAACCACCTGAGGTACTGTGGAACTTTGAAAAATTCTTAATCAATAAAAATGGTAAAGTGGTTGCACGTTTTGCACCAGACATTACGGCCAATGATCCTCGTATTGTCGATGCCATCAATGCTGAATTGGCCAAATAA
- a CDS encoding L-threonylcarbamoyladenylate synthase → MITTSVTEAAQCLKQGQVLAYPTEAVWGLGCDPYNEQAFLDILQIKQRPIEKGVILLAGQLAQVEPLLEHLDPDIRQQVIDSWSDRSPSERATTWLLPANEHIPTWIKGNHPKVAVRVTTHPICVALCNAFQGFIVSTSANPAGLPPARSLQDANHYFSQQVNYLNGDLGLSQEPSRILDAETGAVVRA, encoded by the coding sequence ATGATTACCACCTCTGTGACTGAAGCGGCGCAATGTTTAAAACAAGGTCAAGTTTTAGCATATCCAACAGAAGCAGTATGGGGTTTAGGCTGCGATCCGTATAACGAACAGGCCTTTCTAGATATTTTGCAGATTAAGCAACGCCCGATCGAAAAAGGCGTGATTTTACTGGCTGGGCAACTTGCTCAAGTTGAACCACTTTTAGAACATTTAGATCCCGACATCCGCCAACAAGTGATCGACAGCTGGAGTGATCGTAGTCCATCAGAACGTGCAACCACGTGGTTACTACCTGCAAATGAACATATTCCCACATGGATTAAAGGCAATCATCCCAAAGTTGCTGTACGGGTAACCACGCATCCGATTTGTGTGGCGCTTTGTAATGCCTTTCAAGGCTTTATTGTCTCCACCAGTGCCAACCCTGCTGGATTGCCACCTGCCCGTTCACTACAAGATGCCAACCACTACTTTTCGCAACAGGTCAATTATCTGAATGGTGACCTAGGCTTGAGCCAAGAACCGAGCCGCATACTCGATGCCGAAACTGGTGCAGTGGTTCGTGCCTAA
- a CDS encoding RcnB family protein, with amino-acid sequence MNTFIKAAILSISTALIALPALAAPQEQHQQHQAAQSHGHAQKHTSNGHQQPTQTTVKQATVKKSNRPSQDWKVGQKLPSAYHNNAYKADHQKYKKLSKPGKNQQWIKVNGDYVLTDIRNHSIIKIIAG; translated from the coding sequence ATGAATACCTTTATAAAAGCAGCCATTTTATCTATCTCAACGGCATTGATTGCCCTTCCTGCACTAGCAGCACCACAAGAACAACATCAGCAACATCAAGCTGCTCAGTCTCATGGGCATGCGCAAAAACACACATCGAATGGACATCAACAGCCAACTCAAACCACTGTAAAGCAAGCCACTGTCAAAAAATCCAACCGTCCATCTCAAGATTGGAAAGTAGGTCAAAAACTCCCAAGCGCTTACCATAACAATGCCTATAAAGCAGATCACCAAAAATACAAAAAACTCAGCAAACCAGGTAAAAACCAACAGTGGATTAAAGTGAATGGCGACTATGTACTGACAGACATTCGTAATCATTCCATTATTAAAATCATTGCTGGTTAA
- the dprA gene encoding DNA-processing protein DprA — MLNSLSHEQIATITLWYLVQHSLSSFQKLQQHFGTSTKAVAASNLQIWSNLGLHKSHLQRAAEIQTPAGQIKLQTLLHDVQASCDFILLDTESHYPSQLLPYSDRPPILFGQGNPQSLLQPQVAIVGSRKPSPHGKQVAYDFAFYLAEKGFYICSGLAEGIDAAAHQGGLKHQRTIAVMGTGLDLTYPPQHQALRTKILENNGCIITEFLPHTPPLQHNFPRRNRIVSALSLGVVVAEAAIKSGSLGTAKSAADQGKTIFAIPGHIYSEHHQGCHQLIREGAILVDHPEQIIEDLALPTQWHSQSQSQETIPSASFEIPSDLLELYNQLDWVGQNMDQLNFKLNTDIATLTSQLMELEILGLAQQQAGNYLRCRSSQ, encoded by the coding sequence ATGCTGAACTCTTTATCACATGAACAGATTGCAACAATCACCCTGTGGTATTTAGTTCAGCATTCTTTATCGAGCTTTCAAAAACTACAGCAGCATTTTGGCACAAGCACAAAAGCCGTTGCTGCTTCCAATCTTCAGATCTGGTCAAATCTAGGCTTACACAAAAGTCACCTACAACGTGCCGCAGAAATTCAAACACCTGCTGGCCAAATCAAATTACAAACTTTACTGCATGACGTCCAAGCCAGTTGTGATTTTATTTTGCTTGATACAGAAAGTCATTATCCCTCGCAGCTGCTACCCTATTCTGACCGACCACCCATTTTATTTGGTCAGGGCAATCCACAAAGTTTACTCCAACCTCAAGTTGCTATCGTCGGTAGTCGGAAACCCAGCCCGCACGGCAAACAAGTGGCTTATGACTTTGCTTTTTACCTCGCCGAAAAAGGCTTTTATATTTGCAGTGGTTTAGCTGAAGGTATTGATGCAGCAGCGCATCAGGGTGGCTTAAAACATCAGCGTACCATTGCGGTGATGGGCACAGGCTTAGATCTCACCTACCCGCCCCAACATCAAGCCCTGCGTACGAAAATATTGGAAAATAATGGCTGTATTATTACTGAATTTTTACCGCATACACCACCTTTACAACATAATTTTCCACGGCGGAACCGCATCGTCAGTGCATTGAGTTTAGGGGTTGTAGTTGCAGAGGCAGCAATCAAAAGTGGCTCTCTTGGCACAGCTAAATCTGCTGCTGATCAAGGCAAGACAATTTTTGCGATCCCTGGTCATATTTACAGTGAGCACCATCAAGGTTGTCATCAACTGATCCGAGAAGGGGCAATTTTGGTCGATCATCCTGAGCAAATCATTGAAGACTTGGCACTCCCCACCCAATGGCATAGCCAATCCCAGTCGCAAGAAACTATCCCAAGCGCGAGTTTTGAGATCCCATCTGATTTACTCGAACTTTATAATCAACTGGATTGGGTCGGGCAAAATATGGATCAACTTAATTTCAAACTCAACACCGATATTGCCACACTTACCAGCCAATTAATGGAACTGGAGATTTTGGGCCTCGCACAACAACAGGCTGGCAATTATCTGCGTTGCCGTTCCAGCCAATAA
- a CDS encoding LysM peptidoglycan-binding domain-containing protein: protein MKKVFMGMPSFSALGFKQHMLALAVCVSVGTGVISTAQAAPTRNYNPPALKANAPNVYVVKKGDTLWDISKRFLNNPVRWPEIWASNRHVKNPHWIFPGDRLLMCTHDGRPIIGKDEGDGCEGIIRRYTGGAKLQPQARVESLNNAIPVIPLEYIKNWLEHSTILSEESLEGTPYIVGAADQRVIAGKGQTVYARGQGIEVGQRYAIYREGEPYIVTDAEGKKQNLGLELTQVGSAIAIRGENDMSTLEITDSYNSEVRRGYRVLPEYDAMLPTLFYPTHAQDVTDGGQVIRVQGSIGLAAKHSVVTIDRGTVDGVQSGYVFSVSQKGQEIRDPKTNEKLTLPTERIGNIMVFKTFDRVSYAYVLDSELPVNLGAKLSPSVVDE, encoded by the coding sequence ATGAAAAAGGTTTTTATGGGCATGCCATCTTTTAGTGCCTTGGGGTTTAAGCAACACATGTTAGCACTTGCGGTTTGCGTAAGTGTTGGCACAGGCGTCATTTCAACAGCTCAAGCTGCGCCTACACGAAATTACAATCCACCTGCTTTAAAAGCCAATGCACCGAATGTTTATGTGGTGAAAAAAGGCGATACATTGTGGGATATCTCTAAACGTTTCCTAAATAATCCTGTGCGTTGGCCTGAAATTTGGGCCAGCAATAGACACGTCAAAAATCCGCATTGGATTTTCCCAGGTGACCGCTTACTGATGTGTACTCATGACGGCCGTCCAATTATTGGTAAAGACGAGGGCGATGGCTGTGAAGGGATTATTCGTCGCTATACAGGTGGCGCTAAACTTCAACCTCAAGCACGTGTTGAATCCTTAAACAACGCTATTCCTGTCATTCCACTGGAATACATTAAAAACTGGCTTGAACACAGCACTATTCTTTCAGAGGAATCTTTGGAAGGTACACCGTATATCGTCGGTGCTGCTGATCAACGGGTGATTGCGGGTAAAGGTCAAACCGTTTATGCACGTGGCCAAGGCATTGAAGTCGGTCAACGCTACGCGATTTACCGTGAAGGCGAACCGTACATTGTGACGGATGCAGAGGGCAAAAAACAAAATCTAGGTCTAGAATTGACTCAGGTTGGCTCAGCCATTGCCATTCGTGGTGAAAATGACATGTCCACTTTAGAAATCACAGATTCGTATAATTCTGAAGTACGTCGTGGTTACCGCGTACTGCCTGAATACGACGCCATGCTTCCAACCTTGTTCTATCCAACACATGCACAAGATGTGACTGATGGAGGACAAGTGATTCGTGTTCAAGGTTCGATTGGTCTAGCTGCGAAGCATTCGGTTGTAACCATTGACCGTGGCACAGTGGATGGCGTTCAATCAGGTTATGTGTTCTCAGTTAGTCAAAAAGGTCAAGAAATTCGTGATCCGAAAACCAATGAAAAACTGACCCTTCCAACGGAGCGTATCGGTAACATCATGGTATTTAAAACCTTTGACCGTGTCAGCTATGCTTATGTGCTCGACAGCGAACTACCAGTAAACTTGGGCGCGAAACTTTCTCCCTCTGTTGTGGATGAATAA
- the atpD gene encoding F0F1 ATP synthase subunit beta translates to MSSGRIIQIIGAVIDVEFERNSVPKIYDALHVDGTETTLEVQQQLGDGVVRTIAMGSTEGLKRGLNVTNTNAPISVPVGTATLGRIMDVLGRPIDEAGPVATEARLPIHRQAPSYAEQAASTDLLETGIKVIDLLCPFAKGGKVGLFGGAGVGKTVNMMELINNIAKAHSGLSVFAGVGERTREGNDFYHEMKDSNVLDKVAMVYGQMNEPPGNRLRVALTGLTMAEYFRDEKDENGKGRDVLLFVDNIYRYTLAGTEVSALLGRMPSAVGYQPTLAEEMGVLQERITSTKSGSITSIQAVYVPADDLTDPSPATTFAHLDATVVLSRDIASSGIYPAIDPLDSTSRQLDPLVVGAEHYEIARSVQNVLQRYKELKDIIAILGMDELAEEDKLTVYRARKIQRFFSQPFHVAEVFTGAPGKLVPLKETIRGFKGLLAGEYDHIPEQAFYMVGGIDEVIAKAEKL, encoded by the coding sequence ATGAGTAGCGGTCGTATCATTCAGATCATCGGCGCGGTTATCGACGTCGAGTTTGAACGTAACAGCGTTCCTAAGATCTATGACGCTCTCCACGTTGATGGCACTGAAACTACATTAGAAGTTCAGCAACAACTTGGTGATGGCGTAGTTCGTACTATTGCAATGGGTTCTACTGAAGGCCTTAAGCGTGGTTTGAACGTAACGAATACTAACGCTCCAATCTCTGTACCAGTGGGTACAGCGACTTTGGGTCGTATCATGGACGTTCTTGGTCGCCCAATCGACGAAGCTGGTCCAGTTGCGACTGAAGCGCGTTTGCCGATTCACCGTCAAGCACCTTCTTATGCTGAACAAGCAGCTTCTACTGACCTTTTAGAAACTGGTATTAAAGTCATCGACTTACTATGCCCGTTTGCTAAAGGTGGTAAAGTTGGTCTGTTCGGTGGTGCCGGTGTTGGTAAAACTGTAAACATGATGGAGTTGATCAACAACATCGCTAAAGCGCACTCAGGTTTATCTGTGTTTGCTGGTGTTGGTGAGCGTACTCGTGAAGGTAACGACTTCTATCACGAGATGAAAGACTCAAACGTTCTAGACAAAGTAGCAATGGTCTACGGTCAGATGAACGAGCCACCGGGTAACCGTTTACGCGTAGCGTTGACTGGTTTGACCATGGCTGAGTATTTCCGTGACGAGAAAGACGAAAACGGTAAAGGCCGTGACGTACTATTGTTCGTAGACAACATCTACCGTTATACACTAGCAGGTACTGAAGTATCAGCACTTCTAGGTCGTATGCCATCTGCAGTAGGTTACCAACCGACACTTGCAGAAGAGATGGGTGTTCTTCAAGAACGTATTACATCGACTAAGTCTGGTTCGATTACGTCAATCCAAGCGGTATACGTACCTGCCGATGACTTAACAGATCCATCGCCAGCAACTACGTTTGCTCACTTAGACGCAACTGTAGTATTGAGCCGTGACATCGCATCTTCTGGTATTTACCCAGCGATCGATCCACTTGACTCAACTTCACGTCAGTTAGATCCACTTGTAGTGGGTGCTGAGCATTACGAGATCGCTCGTTCAGTTCAAAACGTTCTTCAACGTTATAAAGAATTGAAAGACATCATCGCGATTCTTGGTATGGACGAACTTGCAGAAGAAGATAAGTTGACTGTTTACCGTGCGCGTAAAATCCAACGTTTCTTCTCTCAACCGTTCCACGTAGCTGAAGTGTTTACTGGTGCTCCTGGTAAACTAGTACCACTTAAAGAAACGATTCGTGGCTTTAAAGGTCTTTTAGCTGGTGAATACGATCACATCCCAGAACAAGCGTTCTACATGGTTGGTGGTATTGACGAAGTAATTGCTAAAGCTGAGAAACTTTAA
- a CDS encoding DUF2946 family protein, protein MFFRAALLLSCVAVFLQIAVFLQPLLPTQYQIAPVCETITRALLLKPVEHLSSHAEKHSTHHHDMQTQHELSSQPAEHNHHDASHQCQYCTVYGNLVLPPDLELKAVLDRIQVRLIAFQKAFAHVWFALQQLFLLPQGRAPPLFV, encoded by the coding sequence TTGTTCTTTAGAGCTGCGTTGCTACTGTCTTGTGTAGCCGTGTTTTTACAGATTGCTGTTTTTTTACAGCCTTTGCTTCCGACGCAATATCAAATTGCGCCGGTCTGTGAAACCATTACGCGTGCGCTTTTACTCAAGCCAGTTGAACATCTCAGTTCTCATGCTGAAAAGCATTCCACGCATCATCATGATATGCAGACTCAGCATGAGCTCAGCTCACAACCTGCTGAGCACAATCATCATGATGCAAGTCATCAATGCCAATACTGTACAGTATATGGCAATCTCGTGTTGCCGCCTGATTTAGAGTTAAAAGCGGTACTGGACCGTATTCAAGTCCGTTTAATTGCATTCCAAAAAGCCTTTGCGCATGTTTGGTTTGCACTGCAACAACTCTTTTTACTGCCGCAAGGGCGAGCACCGCCACTGTTTGTATAA
- a CDS encoding TonB-dependent copper receptor, translating into MAQPTFFLQPLAAAISLACFSSVVFATETDSAHILAPIVVTAQQGNDAHGLIVHANPKQPTQPIPAVDGAAYLQSIVGFNQIKNGGANGDVTFRGMFGSRIKILTDGTENLGACPSRMDNPASYVSPESYDKITVVKGPQTVQYAHTGSAATVIFEREPEQLTSAKPYRGQASVMFGSYGRLDQNVEAAVGDEKKYARLNANRSIAGSYQDGAGDTVPSDWEKWNADLALGWTPDEDTWIELKGGKSDGEAVYAGRSMDGSKFARESLGLHIEKKNIGEVIKKVEAQVDYSYNDHVMDNFRLRTPPTTTMTMHGMQMTVPNKMEMEVTRRTLNARAAMTSEWDKVSLMTGIDSQRNKHGGNMIMYAMPSMNSPFKTNMEFESYGAFGELSYAFNDQHKLVTGARVDQAKIDNLASDTERKETLPSGFIRIESELAEHVKTYAGLGYVERVPDYWELFSTKYHQSTGTTFADLENEKTAQFDAGYQYEQGAFKSWASVYAGLIQDYILVAYTPTGSMGRLEAKSRNVDATIAGAEAGIGYQFTDQIQADISAMYAWGDNTTDHTALPQIAPLEGRFNLRYVQEKYNLGLLWRVVAAQDRTSYREGNIIGYDLEDSKGFGTLSLNGTYNIQKNLDLSVGIDNVLNKNYAEHLNKLGSSGFGYAATEQFNNIGRNYWARISMKF; encoded by the coding sequence ATGGCTCAGCCTACATTCTTTTTACAGCCTCTTGCGGCTGCGATTTCTCTTGCTTGTTTTTCAAGTGTCGTATTTGCCACAGAGACAGACAGTGCGCATATTTTAGCGCCGATTGTGGTGACGGCTCAGCAGGGCAATGATGCTCATGGTCTGATTGTACATGCCAATCCGAAACAACCCACGCAGCCAATTCCTGCGGTTGATGGGGCGGCCTACTTACAAAGTATTGTAGGCTTTAATCAAATCAAAAATGGCGGTGCGAATGGCGATGTGACCTTCCGTGGCATGTTTGGTTCCCGTATTAAAATCCTCACCGATGGTACGGAAAACCTAGGCGCATGCCCAAGCCGTATGGATAATCCAGCGTCGTATGTTTCTCCTGAAAGCTACGACAAAATCACCGTCGTAAAAGGGCCGCAAACTGTTCAGTATGCGCATACTGGTTCAGCCGCAACCGTTATTTTTGAACGTGAACCTGAACAGCTCACTTCGGCGAAACCTTATCGTGGACAAGCCAGTGTCATGTTTGGCTCTTATGGTCGTTTGGATCAGAATGTTGAAGCTGCTGTTGGTGATGAAAAGAAATATGCACGTTTAAATGCTAATCGTTCGATTGCAGGCAGTTATCAAGATGGAGCGGGCGATACGGTTCCGTCCGATTGGGAAAAATGGAATGCAGATCTTGCATTAGGCTGGACTCCGGATGAAGACACATGGATAGAGCTAAAAGGTGGTAAAAGTGATGGTGAGGCTGTTTATGCTGGACGTAGCATGGATGGCTCTAAATTTGCCCGTGAAAGCCTAGGCTTACATATAGAAAAGAAAAACATTGGTGAGGTGATCAAAAAGGTCGAAGCGCAAGTTGACTATAGCTATAACGATCATGTCATGGATAATTTTCGCTTAAGAACGCCGCCCACAACGACTATGACGATGCATGGTATGCAGATGACTGTGCCGAATAAGATGGAAATGGAAGTAACGCGTCGTACTTTGAACGCACGTGCTGCAATGACTTCTGAATGGGACAAAGTCAGCTTGATGACAGGAATAGACTCGCAACGCAATAAGCATGGTGGAAATATGATCATGTATGCTATGCCGAGTATGAACTCCCCCTTTAAAACCAATATGGAATTTGAGTCTTATGGGGCTTTCGGTGAGCTGAGTTATGCATTCAATGATCAGCATAAACTGGTAACAGGTGCACGTGTCGATCAAGCGAAGATTGATAACTTAGCCAGTGATACAGAGCGTAAAGAAACTTTGCCAAGTGGTTTTATTCGAATTGAAAGTGAACTTGCGGAACATGTTAAAACTTACGCAGGTTTGGGTTATGTAGAGCGTGTGCCTGATTATTGGGAGTTGTTTAGTACCAAATACCATCAAAGCACAGGTACGACTTTTGCTGATCTAGAGAATGAAAAAACCGCGCAGTTTGATGCAGGTTATCAATATGAACAGGGTGCATTTAAATCATGGGCTTCAGTTTATGCAGGTTTGATTCAAGACTATATTTTAGTGGCATATACCCCGACAGGTTCAATGGGGCGGTTGGAAGCCAAAAGCCGAAATGTCGATGCAACCATTGCGGGTGCTGAAGCAGGGATAGGCTACCAATTTACCGATCAGATTCAAGCAGACATCAGTGCCATGTATGCGTGGGGTGACAATACAACGGATCATACCGCTTTACCGCAAATTGCACCATTAGAAGGGCGTTTTAATCTACGCTATGTGCAAGAAAAATATAACCTTGGTTTATTATGGCGTGTGGTTGCAGCACAAGATCGTACTAGCTACCGAGAAGGCAATATCATTGGATACGATTTAGAAGACAGTAAAGGTTTTGGAACGCTGTCTTTAAATGGGACTTATAATATCCAAAAAAATCTAGACCTTTCAGTCGGAATAGATAATGTGTTGAATAAAAACTATGCCGAGCACTTGAATAAACTTGGAAGTTCCGGTTTTGGTTATGCTGCGACCGAACAATTTAATAATATAGGGCGTAATTATTGGGCACGTATCAGTATGAAGTTCTAA
- a CDS encoding ATP-binding protein — MGIQASGKSSYYLLNLAHGHLRINLDMLRTLHCEKIIFEAGLASKTKMAIDNTNPTLADRALYIASTQAAGFEVVGYFFETELKDALLRNHLREGKACIPEVKIRATAQKFEPAHYTEGFDALYKVRILGQGEFSISSI, encoded by the coding sequence ATGGGCATCCAAGCTTCAGGAAAATCGAGCTATTATCTGTTGAATTTGGCACATGGCCATTTGCGCATCAACCTCGATATGCTGAGAACACTGCATTGTGAAAAAATTATTTTTGAAGCAGGGCTAGCCTCAAAAACCAAAATGGCGATTGATAATACCAACCCTACGTTAGCCGATCGGGCGCTTTATATTGCGAGTACTCAGGCTGCGGGTTTTGAAGTTGTTGGCTATTTCTTTGAGACTGAGCTCAAAGATGCACTATTACGCAACCACTTACGTGAAGGGAAAGCCTGCATTCCTGAAGTCAAGATCAGAGCCACCGCTCAAAAATTTGAACCAGCACACTACACTGAAGGCTTTGATGCACTGTATAAAGTTCGTATTCTCGGGCAAGGTGAATTTTCAATTTCATCCATATAG